In one window of Armatimonadia bacterium DNA:
- the mscL gene encoding large conductance mechanosensitive channel protein MscL has product MIKEFKEFALKGSVLDLAIAVIIGGAFGKIVTSLVDDVLMPPIGLLLGKVDFANLYINLSGQQWESLDAAKKAGAAVIRYGLFLNAVITFVIVAFVMFLIVKQVNRLKREPAPAEPDTRECPYCLSTIPVKATRCAHCTSTVEPVP; this is encoded by the coding sequence GTGATCAAAGAGTTCAAGGAGTTCGCGCTCAAAGGCAGCGTACTGGACTTGGCCATCGCCGTCATCATCGGCGGGGCCTTCGGCAAGATCGTGACCTCGCTGGTTGACGACGTCCTCATGCCGCCAATCGGTCTGCTGCTCGGGAAGGTCGACTTCGCCAACCTGTATATCAACCTCTCCGGTCAGCAGTGGGAGTCCCTGGACGCCGCCAAGAAGGCGGGGGCTGCCGTGATCCGCTATGGGCTGTTCCTGAATGCCGTGATTACCTTCGTGATCGTGGCCTTCGTCATGTTCCTGATCGTGAAGCAGGTCAACCGCCTCAAGCGTGAGCCCGCTCCGGCTGAGCCGGACACTCGGGAGTGCCCCTACTGCCTGAGCACCATCCCGGTCAAGGCCACACGGTGCGCGCACTGCACCTCCACCGTGGAGCCCGTCCCCTAA
- a CDS encoding Gfo/Idh/MocA family oxidoreductase — MSGKLKIGIIGTGLIGKSHLRKYREIADAEVVAVCDINEAEAQRVAQEYEVPQVLTDYHKLLAMEEIQAVDVCLPNVLHCPVTCDALKAGKHVYCEKPFANNAAEAQKMLKTAQDCGLKLAMQLGTLFSKEARAAKHLIDKGMLGRLYYAKTSHYRRRGRPFVDGYATPIFVQKKHAGGGALPDMGVYHLGLMVHLLGNPDIETVTASTFQELDMNEQRRKSSNYDVEEMAVGLVRFKGDLTLFFEESWAAHMDQGTGDRIMGSQGGLRLEPFALFSHLHGIDADTTFQLDGFEYRQNAYDPNWIGYSSSQHHWVWAVLGRVPQIRTDLIGVKVAQITEMMYKSAAQHKELKPRA, encoded by the coding sequence ATGTCAGGCAAGCTCAAGATCGGCATCATAGGCACCGGGCTCATCGGCAAGTCCCACCTGCGCAAGTACCGTGAGATCGCTGACGCTGAGGTCGTCGCCGTCTGCGACATCAACGAGGCCGAGGCCCAGCGAGTCGCCCAGGAGTACGAGGTCCCGCAGGTTCTGACCGACTACCACAAGCTTCTGGCGATGGAGGAGATCCAGGCGGTGGATGTGTGCCTGCCGAACGTCCTCCACTGCCCCGTCACCTGCGATGCTCTCAAGGCGGGCAAGCACGTGTACTGCGAGAAACCCTTCGCAAACAACGCCGCCGAGGCCCAGAAGATGCTGAAGACCGCCCAGGACTGCGGGCTGAAGCTGGCCATGCAGTTGGGTACGCTCTTCTCCAAGGAAGCACGCGCCGCGAAGCACCTGATCGACAAGGGGATGCTCGGCCGCCTCTACTACGCCAAGACCAGTCACTACCGGCGCCGTGGGCGGCCCTTCGTCGACGGCTACGCCACGCCGATCTTTGTCCAGAAGAAGCACGCCGGCGGTGGCGCCTTGCCGGACATGGGCGTGTACCACCTCGGGCTCATGGTCCACCTGCTGGGCAACCCCGACATTGAGACGGTCACCGCCAGCACCTTCCAGGAGCTGGACATGAACGAGCAGCGCCGCAAGTCGAGCAACTACGACGTGGAGGAGATGGCTGTCGGCCTGGTGCGCTTCAAGGGCGACCTGACCCTGTTCTTTGAGGAGAGCTGGGCAGCTCACATGGACCAGGGAACCGGCGACCGCATCATGGGCTCGCAAGGCGGCCTGCGACTGGAGCCCTTCGCGCTCTTCAGCCACCTGCACGGCATCGACGCGGACACCACCTTCCAACTGGACGGCTTCGAATACCGCCAGAACGCCTATGACCCGAACTGGATCGGCTACTCCAGCTCGCAGCACCACTGGGTATGGGCGGTGCTCGGGAGGGTCCCGCAGATCAGGACAGACCTGATCGGTGTCAAGGTCGCTCAGATCACCGAGATGATGTACAAGTCCGCCGCTCAGCACAAGGAACTCAAGCCACGCGCCTAA
- a CDS encoding right-handed parallel beta-helix repeat-containing protein: MLFTDGRLLILALALTLVSLPACARDLIVDPGHPQSSDSNSGSPESPLKTIARSAELVQPGDRVIIKPGLYRESIPLKRSGAPGAPISFVAETPGTVVITGADPVANWTRLSGDAPIYRVPWPYQFIINHTKEGLPVEHHPEGEPVWGRAEQVIVDGKQLLPAGTLEALTKGWSENRDRPGEPGRSSAAVPDPADPATWHGMFAVDTTKKELYLWLQDGSDPNTHQVEAATRPSLFGLSPWQNPAGVHDVHLYGLVFRYGATFPQRAAVWLQGEDNLVEGCIIEHMAGSGLSVRGTVRHCVVRYNGQTGGGATGEGFLNEESLWEGNCWKPINRGWDAGGFKMARTKGGVFRRCAFLHNGGPGLWFDIHVENVLVTECVFDDNEGSGVFVEISRNITLLRNLCLRNGLRARGATWSEAGIKIAESMDCVVAHNTCVGNKDGITFREQGPRTLDTDDFGPIPYHCTGDVVVGNLCALNRGYQLGLWYDNGFFGWHPADQAKYKDVQGWLEAVKASGRPFYDPTQQGLVIDRNLYWLDPAAGQKVALYGCEWRPKHSQYSDLKAFTEATGFDARSQVADPGFVDAAGGDYSLKREGAAWAAQAGWLTPPTSIAAWLDGFLPPYR; the protein is encoded by the coding sequence GTGCTCTTCACCGACGGCCGGCTCCTCATTCTTGCGCTGGCTCTGACGCTGGTCTCGCTCCCGGCCTGTGCTCGCGACCTGATCGTTGACCCTGGTCACCCTCAGTCCTCCGACAGCAACTCCGGCTCCCCCGAATCACCCCTCAAGACCATCGCCAGGTCGGCTGAACTGGTGCAGCCGGGCGACCGTGTCATCATCAAACCGGGCCTGTACCGCGAGAGCATCCCTCTGAAGCGTAGTGGCGCACCGGGTGCCCCGATCAGCTTCGTGGCCGAGACACCCGGGACCGTGGTCATCACCGGTGCAGATCCGGTCGCCAACTGGACACGCCTCTCCGGAGACGCTCCGATCTACCGCGTGCCCTGGCCCTACCAGTTCATCATCAACCACACGAAGGAAGGTCTTCCCGTCGAGCATCACCCGGAGGGCGAGCCGGTGTGGGGACGTGCCGAGCAGGTCATCGTCGACGGCAAGCAGCTTCTACCCGCCGGTACGCTCGAGGCTCTCACGAAGGGTTGGTCCGAGAACCGTGACCGCCCTGGCGAGCCCGGGCGATCCTCTGCTGCAGTCCCTGATCCCGCTGACCCGGCCACGTGGCACGGGATGTTCGCGGTAGACACGACGAAGAAGGAGCTGTACCTGTGGCTCCAGGACGGCTCCGATCCGAACACGCACCAGGTGGAGGCGGCGACGAGGCCGTCGTTGTTCGGGCTGAGCCCATGGCAGAATCCGGCAGGGGTGCACGACGTCCACCTGTACGGGCTGGTGTTCCGCTACGGCGCAACCTTCCCCCAGCGAGCGGCGGTGTGGCTCCAGGGAGAAGACAACCTCGTGGAAGGTTGCATCATCGAGCACATGGCCGGCAGCGGGCTCTCGGTGCGTGGCACGGTCCGACACTGCGTGGTCCGCTACAATGGGCAGACAGGTGGCGGCGCGACGGGTGAGGGCTTTCTGAACGAGGAGTCCCTGTGGGAGGGCAACTGCTGGAAGCCTATCAACCGCGGCTGGGACGCCGGCGGCTTCAAGATGGCACGCACAAAGGGCGGGGTCTTCCGGCGCTGTGCCTTCCTTCACAACGGCGGTCCGGGGCTGTGGTTCGACATCCACGTAGAGAACGTGCTGGTCACCGAGTGCGTTTTTGACGACAACGAGGGCTCCGGGGTCTTCGTCGAGATCAGCCGCAACATCACACTCCTGCGGAACCTGTGCCTGCGCAACGGCCTTCGAGCCAGGGGAGCCACCTGGAGCGAAGCGGGCATCAAGATCGCCGAGAGCATGGACTGCGTCGTGGCGCACAACACCTGCGTGGGCAACAAGGACGGGATCACCTTCCGCGAGCAGGGCCCCCGGACACTGGACACCGACGACTTCGGCCCTATCCCCTATCACTGCACCGGCGATGTTGTGGTCGGCAACCTGTGCGCTCTCAACCGGGGCTATCAGCTCGGCCTCTGGTATGACAATGGGTTCTTTGGCTGGCACCCGGCGGATCAGGCCAAGTACAAGGACGTGCAGGGCTGGCTCGAGGCGGTCAAGGCCAGTGGCAGGCCTTTCTATGATCCCACGCAGCAGGGACTGGTCATCGATCGGAACCTCTACTGGCTCGACCCCGCTGCCGGGCAGAAGGTGGCCCTGTACGGCTGTGAGTGGCGGCCCAAGCACTCCCAGTACTCCGACCTGAAGGCCTTCACGGAGGCCACTGGCTTCGATGCCCGCAGCCAGGTCGCCGACCCGGGCTTTGTCGACGCGGCGGGCGGCGACTACTCCCTGAAGCGTGAGGGCGCCGCCTGGGCTGCCCAGGCCGGTTGGTTGACGCCACCGACGAGCATCGCGGCATGGCTCGACGGCTTCCTGCCCCCGTATCGGTGA
- a CDS encoding serine protease has translation MRTRRRLDFHSGLLRSTLLSLLMPLGMLSVAACAGHAQPQDVKASRLFELAKPATVLIESTCEVTASWPIWHWTGENVRLFHERAARRAESSGTDDMILARSEELLENFNDYLAPQDDRRSETESSSAQGSGFVITPDGYVVTNAHVVVWTDEDLEPVIEELNKKRVAASMEVLANDEDFAGGSEEAMAKVEEALQSWCSQHIKIDKKEVTALIAAGVAVPGVASEYKGSPAEIVAVGEPAPGKDVAILKVAGNNMQTLPLGDDKAINPGDRVYVVGYPAAATFHPYLKQDVPHDPTLTAGVVSAKKAMPGDWEVMQTDADFTHGNSGGPALDSAGRVIGIATSGSLEPTASGQDVTAVAGMNWLIPVGIVMEFLQRHNIKPEEGTVSKLYAQALDAFDAHHYRKALAIFQQINTISPAHPYVQSFISKSQQAIVEGKDRASVPMLIVGIVILLAVIVALTIFLPRWRHPVMKSMPPPPVMPG, from the coding sequence GTGCGCACGCGACGCCGGCTGGACTTCCACAGTGGTCTCCTTCGCTCTACACTCCTCTCCCTGCTCATGCCACTGGGCATGCTATCGGTTGCAGCGTGCGCCGGCCATGCCCAACCGCAGGACGTGAAGGCGAGCCGACTGTTCGAGTTGGCCAAGCCTGCGACCGTCCTGATCGAGTCTACCTGTGAGGTCACGGCGTCATGGCCCATATGGCACTGGACCGGCGAGAACGTCCGGCTGTTCCATGAGAGGGCCGCTCGGCGCGCGGAGAGCTCTGGCACAGATGACATGATCCTGGCGCGCTCCGAGGAGCTGCTCGAGAACTTCAACGACTACCTGGCTCCGCAGGATGACCGGCGCAGCGAGACGGAGTCTTCCTCTGCCCAGGGCTCTGGATTCGTGATCACCCCCGACGGCTATGTGGTGACCAACGCCCATGTGGTGGTGTGGACTGACGAGGACCTGGAGCCTGTGATCGAAGAGCTGAACAAGAAGCGCGTGGCAGCCTCCATGGAGGTTCTGGCCAACGACGAGGACTTCGCCGGTGGCTCCGAGGAGGCGATGGCGAAGGTTGAGGAGGCCCTCCAGAGCTGGTGTTCGCAGCACATCAAGATCGACAAGAAGGAGGTCACAGCCCTCATCGCCGCGGGGGTTGCGGTCCCGGGCGTTGCGAGCGAATACAAGGGGTCACCGGCGGAGATCGTCGCCGTCGGCGAACCAGCACCCGGCAAGGACGTGGCCATCCTCAAAGTCGCAGGAAACAACATGCAGACTCTCCCGCTGGGTGACGACAAGGCGATCAACCCCGGCGATCGGGTCTATGTCGTGGGCTACCCGGCCGCAGCGACCTTCCACCCCTACCTGAAGCAGGACGTGCCTCACGATCCGACCCTCACAGCGGGCGTCGTGAGCGCGAAGAAGGCCATGCCCGGCGACTGGGAAGTGATGCAGACCGACGCCGACTTCACTCACGGTAACAGTGGCGGTCCGGCCCTGGACAGCGCGGGCCGGGTCATCGGTATCGCGACCTCTGGCAGCCTGGAACCCACAGCCAGCGGTCAGGACGTCACCGCGGTCGCCGGGATGAACTGGCTGATTCCCGTCGGCATTGTCATGGAGTTCCTGCAGCGGCACAACATCAAGCCGGAGGAGGGCACCGTCTCGAAGCTGTACGCCCAAGCCCTCGACGCTTTCGACGCGCACCACTACCGCAAGGCTCTGGCCATCTTCCAGCAGATCAACACCATCTCTCCTGCGCACCCCTACGTGCAAAGCTTCATCTCCAAGTCGCAGCAGGCGATCGTCGAAGGCAAGGATCGGGCCAGCGTCCCCATGCTCATCGTTGGGATCGTGATCCTCCTGGCAGTGATAGTCGCTCTGACGATCTTCCTTCCCAGATGGCGACACCCGGTAATGAAGTCGATGCCGCCTCCGCCTGTGATGCCGGGATAG
- a CDS encoding homocysteine S-methyltransferase family protein — MRSSILERLATEVLVGDGAMGTALMAAGAVSRNTSEANLTHPDLVSSAHRAYRRAGAQILQTNTFAANPIMLKTAGLAEQGPQIWSSAVQLCREAAGDDLYVAADLGPTGALLEPLGDLSVEEARSSFLRQCEAMLGPSVDMVLLESFEAIEEVELAVSAVRELHPRIPLAVTMAFSVGQGRTSMGVDGGTAAQRLSELPVDILGANCGTPQALEIAFAQMSEHTDRPLMAQPNAGLPMVTGGRTVWSGTPLEAGQLAARLIACGARIVGGCCGTTPDHLLQMARAASARA, encoded by the coding sequence ATGCGGAGTTCGATCCTCGAACGTCTGGCTACGGAAGTGCTCGTAGGCGATGGTGCGATGGGGACCGCGCTCATGGCAGCCGGGGCCGTCTCGCGCAACACCAGCGAGGCCAACCTCACGCACCCCGACCTCGTGAGCTCCGCGCATCGGGCCTACCGACGCGCCGGGGCACAGATACTCCAGACTAACACCTTCGCCGCGAACCCAATCATGCTGAAGACAGCCGGCCTTGCAGAGCAGGGGCCCCAGATCTGGTCGAGTGCAGTGCAGTTGTGCCGTGAGGCTGCGGGCGACGACCTCTATGTGGCGGCTGACCTGGGACCAACTGGAGCGTTGCTGGAGCCCCTGGGTGACCTCTCCGTCGAGGAGGCGCGCAGCTCCTTCCTGCGGCAGTGCGAAGCGATGCTCGGGCCCTCAGTGGACATGGTGTTGCTGGAGAGCTTCGAGGCGATAGAGGAGGTTGAGCTGGCGGTCAGTGCCGTACGTGAGCTGCACCCGCGCATACCGCTGGCAGTGACGATGGCCTTTTCTGTCGGCCAGGGACGCACCTCGATGGGTGTCGATGGTGGCACTGCAGCGCAGCGTCTGTCAGAGCTTCCGGTGGACATCCTGGGCGCGAACTGCGGGACACCTCAGGCCCTGGAGATCGCCTTCGCGCAGATGAGCGAGCATACCGATCGGCCGCTGATGGCCCAGCCTAACGCCGGACTCCCCATGGTCACCGGAGGCCGAACTGTGTGGTCGGGTACGCCCCTGGAGGCCGGACAACTGGCTGCGCGGCTCATTGCTTGTGGAGCGCGCATCGTCGGAGGATGCTGCGGCACCACTCCAGACCACCTTCTCCAGATGGCCCGTGCGGCGTCTGCAAGGGCCTAA
- the gcvH gene encoding glycine cleavage system protein GcvH, with protein MDLSELRFDEGHAWVRDEGKELIIGISEYAQEQLGDVIFVELPEPGTKIVRDDPFGSIESAKAIEDLVAPVNAVVTRRNDDLMDEPEAINSDPYGDGWLIAVKPDEDTDLSKLLNWDQYQKHLELLESEEEDEDYESDDLEDDFLSDDEEE; from the coding sequence ATGGACTTGTCCGAGTTGAGATTCGATGAAGGACATGCTTGGGTCCGCGACGAGGGCAAAGAGCTCATCATCGGAATCAGCGAATATGCCCAGGAACAGTTGGGCGACGTTATCTTCGTAGAGCTGCCTGAACCGGGTACCAAGATCGTCCGTGACGATCCCTTCGGGAGCATCGAGTCGGCCAAGGCCATCGAGGACCTTGTCGCTCCGGTGAACGCTGTTGTCACGCGGCGCAACGATGACCTCATGGACGAGCCGGAAGCCATCAACAGTGATCCCTACGGTGATGGCTGGCTGATCGCAGTCAAGCCGGACGAAGACACCGACCTCAGCAAGCTGCTGAACTGGGACCAGTACCAGAAGCACCTCGAACTCCTGGAGAGCGAGGAAGAGGACGAGGACTACGAGAGCGACGATCTCGAGGACGACTTCCTCTCCGACGACGAAGAGGAATAG
- a CDS encoding biotin/lipoate A/B protein ligase family protein, with protein MKDTGCISSTDTWRLIWSDPLPAADNMAVDQAIFEQVAAGLQPPTLRIYAWVPPGVSVGFFQSLDRGINLEAVARYGYGLVRRPTGGRAIIHHYEVTYSFCLPIAQVGAGSSVIASYRTISRGVEAGLTLLGVPASIPGERHATAKGRDLPTVCFAKAAGGDMLVEGRKIVGSAQMRRDGCILQHGSIPIRIDLAEHLDLLGAAGADSEREQAALRQAAVGVAEVLGRDVSFEELGEAVVRGFSEAFGKSLPSCELTQEEQARAAQLVETVYGTEEWNRTPGKRR; from the coding sequence ATGAAGGACACCGGCTGCATCTCGTCTACCGATACCTGGCGCCTGATCTGGAGCGACCCTCTCCCGGCCGCCGACAACATGGCAGTCGACCAGGCCATCTTCGAGCAGGTTGCTGCGGGGCTTCAGCCGCCGACTCTGCGCATCTACGCCTGGGTTCCTCCCGGCGTCTCGGTCGGCTTCTTCCAGTCGCTGGACCGTGGGATCAACCTCGAGGCCGTGGCACGATACGGGTACGGACTCGTGCGGCGCCCAACCGGCGGTCGCGCCATCATCCACCATTACGAGGTCACTTACAGCTTCTGCCTTCCCATCGCGCAGGTGGGGGCAGGCAGCTCCGTCATCGCGTCCTATCGGACGATCTCTCGCGGCGTCGAGGCCGGGCTGACGCTGCTCGGCGTGCCGGCCTCCATTCCGGGTGAGCGCCATGCCACCGCCAAAGGCCGGGATCTGCCGACGGTGTGCTTCGCCAAGGCCGCCGGAGGAGACATGCTGGTGGAGGGGCGCAAGATCGTGGGCAGTGCTCAGATGCGCCGCGACGGCTGCATCCTGCAGCATGGCTCGATTCCGATTCGCATTGATCTGGCCGAGCACCTCGACCTTCTTGGCGCGGCCGGAGCGGACAGCGAACGAGAGCAGGCTGCGCTGCGACAGGCCGCCGTCGGAGTAGCCGAGGTTCTTGGACGTGACGTCTCCTTCGAGGAACTGGGAGAGGCCGTAGTGCGCGGGTTCTCGGAGGCCTTCGGCAAGTCACTGCCCTCCTGCGAGCTGACGCAGGAGGAGCAAGCTCGGGCAGCGCAACTCGTCGAGACCGTCTATGGCACGGAGGAGTGGAACCGAACCCCGGGCAAGCGTCGTTGA
- a CDS encoding thioredoxin family protein yields MRVTCPRCYVVAALALVALATLPLVGCPPQPPQGASPTEPSLPSPPTTISNETVAEAGQPAPVSEAAPTANREETAPSPGSKADKIVWVESYAKGMEQAKKAGKPMMIDLYADWCGPCRMLDEQVWTDARVIEAATKYVCVKVNVDKDAATADKYKATAIPLVVFAHSDGTVMNRSVGLVPADKMLALMKNTSGK; encoded by the coding sequence ATGCGAGTGACCTGTCCAAGATGCTACGTCGTCGCCGCCCTTGCCCTTGTTGCTCTGGCTACCCTTCCTCTGGTGGGCTGTCCGCCGCAGCCCCCACAAGGCGCATCTCCCACTGAGCCGTCCCTTCCGTCACCGCCGACAACCATCAGCAACGAGACGGTCGCCGAAGCGGGACAGCCCGCACCGGTCAGCGAGGCCGCTCCGACCGCGAACCGGGAAGAGACCGCACCAAGCCCCGGAAGCAAGGCAGACAAGATCGTGTGGGTGGAATCCTACGCGAAGGGGATGGAGCAGGCGAAGAAAGCCGGCAAGCCCATGATGATCGACCTCTACGCCGACTGGTGTGGGCCCTGCCGGATGCTGGACGAGCAGGTCTGGACAGACGCGAGGGTCATCGAGGCAGCCACAAAGTACGTGTGCGTCAAGGTCAATGTCGACAAGGATGCCGCCACTGCAGACAAGTACAAGGCGACCGCCATTCCCCTGGTCGTCTTCGCCCACAGCGACGGCACCGTGATGAACCGCAGCGTCGGACTGGTTCCGGCCGACAAGATGCTGGCCTTGATGAAGAACACGTCCGGCAAGTAG
- a CDS encoding sn-glycerol-1-phosphate dehydrogenase — MSDWHELLGMDEACECGHTHTVPTREVIAESGALGRVEEVVRRHVTGRKGALIADETTWEVAGRTVADSLTGFSLKPTILKPEKPGHSLKADDWSERELAEQLPGDCDFLVCVGSGTLNDLAKMASTARKIPEICVGTAASMNGYPSAISAMSRAGIKCTEPCIPPVAIVCDTEILAKAPAEMAQAGLGDLLSKATSSTDWLMGHLLRDEYYCEKPVAVVEEAERLCREQAAALGRSEPQAVETLMIGLIQSGISMAMAGASSPASGGEHLISHYLDMTHEGWGWESDLHGRQVAVATLMTGRLYEFVRERTLGGVDVEAARARAIDPEQARQGSLAHFEPLLGAKVAEEVAQIMLTKAKPQDDGPSVVERLAADPQGFWQEVGRLMRPTESTEHAYLLAGVPTKPADLGLSPEHARGAFLYGRHIRNRYTILDLASELGLLEEAADLLCPV; from the coding sequence ATGAGCGACTGGCACGAGCTACTCGGAATGGACGAGGCCTGCGAGTGCGGGCATACACATACGGTACCGACGCGCGAGGTCATCGCTGAGTCCGGCGCGCTGGGGCGTGTCGAGGAGGTCGTGCGCCGGCATGTGACGGGCCGGAAGGGCGCGCTGATCGCCGATGAGACGACGTGGGAGGTCGCTGGGAGAACCGTCGCCGACAGCCTCACGGGCTTCTCGCTGAAGCCGACGATCCTCAAGCCGGAGAAGCCGGGACACAGCCTCAAAGCCGACGACTGGTCGGAGCGCGAACTGGCCGAGCAACTCCCCGGCGACTGCGACTTCCTGGTCTGCGTCGGTAGCGGGACGCTGAATGACCTTGCGAAGATGGCCTCGACCGCACGCAAGATCCCCGAGATCTGCGTGGGGACGGCGGCCTCCATGAATGGGTATCCCTCTGCGATCTCCGCAATGTCCCGCGCCGGCATCAAGTGCACCGAGCCGTGCATCCCTCCCGTCGCCATCGTGTGTGACACGGAGATCCTCGCGAAGGCTCCGGCGGAGATGGCTCAGGCCGGGCTGGGCGACCTGCTCTCGAAGGCCACCAGTTCGACCGACTGGCTCATGGGACACCTGCTGCGTGACGAGTACTACTGCGAGAAACCGGTGGCCGTCGTGGAGGAAGCGGAGCGCCTCTGCCGTGAGCAGGCTGCAGCGCTGGGCCGCTCGGAGCCGCAGGCAGTCGAGACGCTGATGATCGGTCTGATCCAGTCGGGAATCTCGATGGCCATGGCGGGCGCGTCCTCGCCTGCCTCTGGCGGCGAGCATCTCATCTCGCACTACCTGGACATGACGCACGAGGGCTGGGGATGGGAAAGTGACCTGCACGGGCGCCAGGTCGCGGTGGCGACGCTCATGACGGGGAGACTATATGAGTTCGTACGTGAGCGGACCCTGGGAGGCGTCGATGTCGAGGCGGCCCGTGCCAGGGCCATCGATCCGGAGCAGGCCCGGCAGGGCAGTCTCGCCCACTTCGAGCCCCTTCTCGGGGCGAAGGTGGCCGAGGAAGTCGCGCAGATCATGCTGACGAAGGCCAAGCCGCAAGATGACGGCCCGTCGGTCGTCGAGCGCCTTGCCGCCGACCCGCAGGGGTTCTGGCAGGAGGTCGGGCGACTGATGCGCCCCACCGAAAGCACCGAGCACGCCTATCTGCTGGCCGGGGTGCCGACGAAACCGGCCGACCTCGGCCTCAGCCCGGAGCACGCCCGCGGGGCCTTCCTGTACGGGCGGCACATCCGCAACCGCTACACGATCCTGGACCTGGCCTCGGAGTTGGGACTCCTGGAGGAAGCCGCCGACCTCCTCTGCCCGGTCTAG
- a CDS encoding nitroreductase family protein, producing MTVFEAISARYSVRRYLVQAPERENLDRILEAARLAPSAGNRQEWRFVVVSDHGKRQKLMDAAGGQAFVGQAPVVIAACAVTDGSVMRCGQLRYPIDVAIALEHIALQAVEEGLGTCWVGAFDEAAVKQVLGIPADEEIRVVQLMALGYPADEPKPKSRLPLNAIIMHDSWRS from the coding sequence GTGACGGTATTTGAGGCGATCTCGGCACGCTACAGCGTACGGCGTTACCTCGTGCAGGCGCCGGAACGCGAAAATCTCGACCGCATTCTGGAGGCTGCGAGGCTTGCGCCCTCCGCCGGTAATCGTCAAGAGTGGCGCTTCGTCGTCGTGTCTGACCACGGCAAACGCCAGAAGCTGATGGACGCCGCCGGTGGTCAGGCCTTCGTCGGGCAGGCTCCGGTAGTGATTGCTGCCTGTGCGGTGACCGACGGTTCAGTGATGCGCTGCGGCCAGCTTCGCTATCCCATCGATGTTGCCATCGCGCTCGAGCACATCGCGCTGCAAGCCGTTGAAGAGGGACTGGGGACCTGCTGGGTTGGCGCCTTCGATGAAGCGGCAGTGAAGCAGGTGCTGGGCATCCCCGCGGACGAGGAGATCAGAGTCGTCCAGCTCATGGCGCTGGGCTACCCGGCCGACGAGCCGAAGCCCAAGAGCCGCTTGCCCCTCAACGCCATCATCATGCATGACTCCTGGCGCAGCTAG